In one window of Rhinopithecus roxellana isolate Shanxi Qingling chromosome 15, ASM756505v1, whole genome shotgun sequence DNA:
- the PSMD13 gene encoding 26S proteasome non-ATPase regulatory subunit 13 — translation MKDVPGFLQQSQSSGPGQPAVWHRLEELYTKKLWHQLTLQVLDFVQDPCFAQGDGLIKLYENFISEFEHRVNPLSLVEIILHVVRQMTDPNVALTFLEKTREKVKSSDEAVILCKTAIGALKLNIGDLQVTKETIEDVEEMLNNLPGVTSVHSRFYDLSSKYYQTVGNHASYYKDALRFLGCVDIKDLPVSEQQERAFTLGLAGLLGEGVFNFGELLMHPVLESLRNTDRQWLIDTLYAFNSGNVERFQTLKTAWGQQPDLAANEAQLLRKIQLLCLMEMTFTRPANHRQLTFEEIAKSAKITVNEVELLVMKALSVGLVKGSIDEVDRRVHMTWVQPRVLDLQQIKGMKDRLEFWCTDVKSMEMLVEHQAHDILT, via the exons ATGAAGGACGTACCGGGCTTCCTACAGCAGAGCCAGAGCTCCGGGCCCGGACAGCCCGCTGTGTGGCACCGTCTGGAGGAACTCTACACGAAAAA GTTGTGGCATCAACTGACACTTCAGGTGCTTGATTTTGTGCAGGATCCGTGCTTTGCCCAAGGAGATGGTCTCATTAAG CTTTATGAAAACTTTATCAGTGAATTTGAACACAG GGTGAATCCTTTGTCCCTGGTAGAAATCATTCTTCATGTAGTTAGACAGATGACTG ATCCTAATGTGGCTCTTACTTTCCTGGAAAAGACTCGTGAGAAG GTGAAAAGTAGTGATGAGGCAGTGATCCTGTGTAAAACAGCAATTGGAGCTCTAAAATTAAACATCGGGGACCTACAGGTTACAAAG GAAACAATTGAAGATGttgaagaaatgctcaacaacCTTCCTGGTGTGACGTCGGTTCACAGTCGTTTCTATGATCTCTCCAGTAAATACTATCAAACAGTCGGAAACCACGCGTCCTACTACAAAGATGCTCTGCGGTTTTTGGGCTGTGTTGACATCAAGGATCTACCAG TGTCTGAGCAGCAGGAGAGAGCCTTCACGCTGGGGCTAGCAGGGCTTCTCGGCGAGGGAGTGTTTAACTTTGGAGAACTC CTCATGCACCCCGTGCTGGAGTCCCTGCGGAACACTGACCGGCAGTGGCTGATTGACACCCTCTATGCCTTCAACAGTGGCAACGTAGAGAGGTTCCAGACTCTGAAGACTGCCTGGGGCCAGCAG CCTGATTTAGCAGCTAACGAAGCCCAGCTTCTGAGGAAAATTCAGTTGTTGTGCCTCATGGAG ATGACTTTCACACGACCTGCCAATCACAGACAACTTACTTTTGAAGAAATTGCCAAAAGTGCTAAAATCACAGTGAATGAG GTGGAGCTCCTGGTGATGAAGGCCCTTTCGGTGGGGCTGGTGAAAGGCAGTATAGACGAGGTGGACAGACGCGTCCACATGACCTGGGTGCAGCCCCGAGTGTTGGATTTGCAGCAG ATCAAGGGAATGAAGGACCGCCTGGAGTTCTGGTGCACAGATGTGAAGAGCATGGAGATGCTGGTGGAGCACCAGGCCCATGACATCCTCACCTAG